The following coding sequences lie in one Pseudomonas syringae CC1557 genomic window:
- the tssK gene encoding type VI secretion system baseplate subunit TssK has translation MNSHKVIWQEGMLLRPQHFQHNDRYYDHQLRMRTQLAGAYNWGFTALEIDPQFLGSGQIVLAQASGILPDGSVFDIRDRDMPMALDIPANTSSMSVYVALPIVAGNCIEARSHEQSDVVARFTAYAANISDSNAGEHGSTAVFCARPEFRLLLDEPRGEHAYAMLKLCHVLMCSPDKAITLDASFSPTFISAGGARYLMSCLKEVVSLLRHRGEVIAERIGSHGQASGAQVGDFMMLQLVNRNTLVLQHYLDNGHVHPEELYRMLLGLLGELSTFADDSRRPQLEGKYQHSDQGATFQRVMLALRQMLSMVLEQHAQELELQPRQYGVLVSPRVDRELLGAASFVLAARAHCDAEELRLRLPSHLKVGSVESIRELVGLHLPGIRLRPLPVAPRQIPFHAARTYFILDIDEHEQAEIDKSGGFAFHVSGEFTGLELQFWAIRN, from the coding sequence ATGAATTCACACAAGGTTATCTGGCAGGAAGGCATGCTGCTACGCCCGCAGCACTTTCAACATAACGACCGTTATTACGATCATCAATTAAGGATGCGTACGCAGCTGGCAGGGGCGTACAACTGGGGTTTTACAGCGCTGGAAATTGACCCGCAATTTCTCGGTTCTGGACAGATCGTGCTTGCTCAGGCGTCGGGCATCTTGCCGGATGGCAGTGTCTTCGACATACGTGATCGTGATATGCCGATGGCACTGGATATACCCGCGAATACTTCAAGCATGTCGGTATACGTGGCGCTGCCGATAGTGGCCGGCAACTGCATTGAGGCGCGCAGTCATGAGCAATCTGACGTGGTGGCGCGTTTCACCGCTTATGCAGCCAATATCTCGGATTCGAACGCGGGAGAACACGGTTCCACAGCAGTTTTTTGCGCGCGCCCGGAATTTCGCTTGCTGCTAGATGAGCCCAGGGGGGAGCACGCCTACGCGATGCTCAAGCTGTGCCATGTCCTGATGTGTAGCCCGGATAAGGCAATCACACTGGATGCGAGTTTTTCGCCCACGTTCATCAGCGCTGGTGGTGCTCGCTACCTGATGTCCTGCCTCAAGGAAGTTGTAAGCCTGCTTAGGCACCGAGGGGAGGTTATTGCCGAGCGTATCGGTTCTCATGGCCAGGCAAGCGGGGCGCAAGTGGGCGATTTCATGATGCTGCAACTGGTCAATCGCAACACGCTGGTACTTCAACACTACCTCGATAACGGGCATGTCCATCCCGAAGAGCTGTATCGGATGTTACTGGGGCTGCTGGGCGAGTTGTCGACTTTTGCCGATGACAGCCGGCGACCGCAGCTTGAGGGCAAATACCAGCACAGCGATCAGGGCGCAACGTTCCAGAGAGTCATGCTCGCCCTTCGACAGATGTTGTCCATGGTGCTGGAGCAGCATGCCCAGGAACTGGAGTTGCAGCCCAGACAATATGGCGTTCTGGTTTCGCCCCGTGTCGACCGTGAGTTGCTCGGAGCTGCTTCCTTTGTGCTTGCTGCTCGCGCGCATTGCGATGCCGAAGAGCTACGCCTCCGGCTGCCTTCGCACCTCAAAGTCGGTTCTGTGGAAAGTATCCGCGAGCTGGTCGGGTTGCATCTGCCGGGCATTCGGTTGAGGCCGTTACCTGTAGCGCCACGGCAAATTCCGTTTCATGCCGCCAGGACCTATTTCATTCTCGACATTGATGAGCATGAGCAGGCCGAGATCGATAAGTCCGGAGGTTTCGCCTTCCACGTGTCAGGCGAGTTTACCGGACTTGAACTGCAGTTCTGGGCGATCAGAAATTGA
- a CDS encoding GNAT family N-acetyltransferase — protein MLNLDWLGNHLHNSDTMARWLHRQFSYEFASQALADWQTEFSQGQQDGRWKCLIAMEEGELLGGAALASNDLPERPDLGPWLACVLVKPEARGRGVAAQLIEGICRHAKAIGITTLYLHTHDQQTYYARRGWQVLERFEAWGKEHWVMSREL, from the coding sequence ATGCTCAACCTGGACTGGCTCGGCAACCACCTGCATAACAGCGACACAATGGCGCGATGGCTTCATCGGCAATTCAGTTACGAATTTGCCTCGCAGGCGCTTGCGGACTGGCAGACGGAGTTCTCGCAAGGCCAGCAGGATGGCCGATGGAAGTGCCTGATCGCCATGGAGGAGGGTGAGTTGTTGGGCGGTGCGGCGTTGGCCAGTAACGACTTGCCTGAACGTCCGGATCTGGGGCCGTGGCTGGCCTGCGTTCTGGTAAAGCCCGAAGCACGGGGCAGGGGAGTTGCGGCGCAGTTGATTGAGGGCATTTGCCGTCATGCCAAGGCCATTGGCATCACCACGTTGTATCTGCACACCCATGATCAGCAAACGTATTACGCCAGGCGCGGTTGGCAGGTGCTGGAGCGTTTTGAAGCCTGGGGCAAGGAGCACTGGGTGATGTCGCGGGAGCTTTAG
- the tssM gene encoding type VI secretion system membrane subunit TssM, whose translation MKTLFKKLISVLCRTWVWSLLLVLVSTTLIWLVGPLLAVDDERFWESPIARLLTISVLFLAWGLGLVFASWRGGVQTKRAEDSHTGQERLRKSLAVEKERLELSSRFKDALRVLKNSALYGELGARNRNELPWYVLIGPKGSGKTSLLDFSGLDFPLDRPGRKLTRDTRSTGSCEWYFTEQAILLDTSGRYLDQPEPEVDRSAWMTMLELLRSRHRTHPLSGVLVTLPMDILLDDLDKRLETIAGDVRDRLDEVFQRLHVDVPVYLVLTKADSVVGFDEFFDQLSREEAEQVLGATFQGGQRGDDVDVLGREFETLLERLGSQVITRIHQERDSQRRGKMLEFPTHLGKIGRRLSIFVELAFSGNRYQRASHLRGFYLTRAPHLVQGDQQSDANEGSRLPVQHGGRARFIHDLLRHVIFPEADLARLDKETRRAIQWRQRGVYCAALLVLTVFGVLWATGFSANHDRLEKLRIMGQQLAQQRSLLTPQDDLLAVLDTLNISYAAAQVFPDSSDVALHERSGLYQGQPANNVLLRAYHADLQTRLLPRMVRMLEARVLENLQNREQLLSSLRAYLMLVQREHRIPSVLEEWTAADWSILYAGHAQAQRELNQHFGRLLALPFASPVNDPLVEQARQALRNESFADVVYRVLRDKARALPDYTLGQNAGPQGSVLAGADYRIPGLYTRQGYERYFVTHGTGVVTDIMRDNWVLGEGTQFSATQLRALMVELEKLYFRDYADHWGEAIGRVTLQPFESPVQGAVHMSGLTAAHSPLVQLLIEVRDNTRFPMLAGSLDTLKAEADKTVSTSVALTPVAAVGELLQQSVASSLPETAKRALQRRFDQLHRLLDDDNGPAADLVTALNAINELQMQMAALGRSGQPDLAAYEMAKGRMSGQQDALSKLRNAATLLPQPVGGWFNALAEDTWSFVLYQSHQYLNQRYKAELYGFYEQSLDKRYPFHAHSSSDVALNDFREFFKTQGIAERFFENYLKPFVSGDPGRYRLRTIDGYSLPMSRAYLDQMAGVQNIRKSFFTDHAQEPQVQFTLEPHTLDPGVRRAEFRLGDQSLEYRHGPIVPMPFRWPVDSEDGRASLVMEGMAGRPLGIEKNTGPWSLFRLIDLMQVEPLRGRDVLLLKADVGGMRAHYLLSSQRAPNPFDMSALRAFRLPAQL comes from the coding sequence ATGAAAACCCTGTTCAAAAAACTCATCTCAGTGTTGTGCCGCACCTGGGTCTGGTCGCTGCTGTTGGTATTGGTTTCAACAACCCTGATCTGGCTGGTCGGCCCATTGCTGGCGGTCGATGACGAGCGCTTCTGGGAAAGTCCGATTGCGCGCCTGCTAACCATCAGTGTGCTGTTTCTGGCGTGGGGGCTCGGGCTCGTTTTTGCTAGCTGGCGCGGCGGCGTGCAAACCAAGCGGGCTGAGGACAGCCATACGGGGCAAGAGCGTCTGCGTAAGTCTTTGGCCGTCGAAAAAGAACGTCTTGAACTGTCCAGTCGCTTCAAGGATGCCTTGCGAGTACTCAAGAATTCCGCTTTGTATGGCGAACTGGGTGCGCGGAACCGGAATGAGTTGCCCTGGTATGTACTGATCGGCCCGAAGGGCAGTGGCAAGACCAGCCTGCTGGATTTTTCCGGGCTCGACTTTCCGCTCGACAGGCCCGGTCGCAAGCTGACTCGCGACACGCGGAGCACCGGCAGTTGCGAATGGTACTTTACCGAACAGGCGATCCTGCTGGATACCTCGGGTCGCTATCTCGACCAGCCTGAACCCGAGGTCGACCGCAGTGCATGGATGACGATGCTGGAATTGTTACGAAGTCGTCACCGGACACATCCGCTAAGCGGTGTATTGGTGACGTTGCCGATGGACATTCTGCTTGATGATCTGGACAAGCGTCTGGAGACAATCGCAGGCGATGTGCGAGATCGTCTGGACGAGGTTTTTCAGCGGTTGCATGTCGATGTCCCGGTTTATCTGGTGCTGACCAAGGCAGACTCGGTCGTTGGTTTCGATGAGTTTTTTGATCAGTTGTCCAGAGAGGAGGCGGAGCAGGTCCTTGGGGCCACCTTTCAGGGAGGGCAGCGAGGCGACGATGTCGATGTTCTCGGTCGGGAGTTCGAAACCTTGCTGGAGCGCCTTGGCAGTCAGGTTATTACCCGTATTCATCAGGAACGCGATAGCCAGCGTCGGGGAAAGATGCTCGAGTTTCCCACCCATCTTGGAAAGATCGGACGTCGACTGAGCATCTTTGTCGAGCTGGCGTTTTCCGGTAATCGCTATCAGCGGGCCAGCCATCTGCGTGGGTTTTACCTGACCCGTGCGCCGCACCTTGTTCAGGGTGATCAGCAGTCTGACGCCAACGAAGGCAGCAGGCTACCTGTACAGCATGGCGGGCGTGCGAGGTTTATTCATGATTTGTTGCGTCATGTGATCTTCCCTGAGGCCGACCTGGCCAGGCTCGACAAAGAAACGCGGCGTGCGATCCAGTGGCGTCAGCGAGGAGTGTATTGCGCAGCGCTGCTGGTTCTGACTGTTTTCGGAGTGCTGTGGGCGACCGGGTTCAGCGCCAACCATGACCGGTTGGAAAAGCTTCGCATCATGGGTCAGCAACTGGCGCAGCAGCGTTCATTGCTGACGCCTCAGGATGACCTGTTGGCCGTGCTTGATACCTTGAATATCAGCTACGCGGCTGCTCAAGTATTTCCCGACAGCAGCGATGTGGCTCTGCACGAACGTAGCGGGCTTTATCAGGGGCAACCCGCCAACAATGTGCTTTTACGCGCCTACCATGCTGACCTGCAAACCCGGTTGCTGCCTCGAATGGTCCGCATGCTTGAAGCCCGCGTACTGGAAAACCTGCAAAATCGCGAGCAACTGCTGAGCAGCCTGCGCGCTTATCTGATGCTTGTTCAGCGCGAGCACCGGATACCTTCTGTGCTGGAGGAGTGGACCGCCGCGGACTGGTCAATTCTCTATGCCGGTCACGCCCAGGCGCAGCGTGAACTGAACCAGCATTTCGGACGCTTGCTCGCTTTGCCTTTTGCCTCTCCGGTCAACGATCCATTAGTGGAACAGGCACGGCAGGCGTTGCGTAACGAATCCTTTGCTGATGTGGTTTATCGGGTGTTGCGTGACAAGGCACGCGCACTTCCAGATTACACGCTGGGCCAAAACGCCGGCCCGCAGGGCAGTGTTCTGGCAGGCGCTGATTATCGAATTCCGGGTCTCTATACCCGGCAGGGCTATGAGCGGTATTTCGTTACTCACGGTACGGGTGTGGTGACTGACATCATGCGCGACAACTGGGTGCTGGGTGAGGGCACACAGTTCAGCGCAACTCAATTGCGTGCGCTGATGGTAGAGCTGGAAAAGCTGTATTTTCGTGATTATGCCGATCATTGGGGCGAGGCTATCGGACGGGTCACGTTGCAACCTTTCGAAAGCCCGGTGCAAGGCGCTGTACACATGTCCGGGCTTACGGCAGCACATTCGCCGTTGGTGCAGTTGCTGATCGAGGTGCGTGACAATACGCGCTTTCCGATGCTTGCAGGCAGCCTCGACACGCTGAAAGCAGAAGCCGATAAAACCGTTTCGACATCTGTCGCGCTTACCCCGGTTGCTGCCGTTGGCGAGCTGTTGCAGCAGTCGGTTGCCAGCAGTCTGCCGGAGACAGCAAAGAGAGCCTTGCAGCGTCGCTTCGACCAACTGCATCGGCTGCTGGATGATGACAATGGTCCTGCTGCCGATCTGGTTACAGCACTGAACGCCATCAATGAATTGCAGATGCAAATGGCTGCGCTGGGGCGATCGGGTCAGCCCGATCTGGCTGCCTACGAGATGGCCAAGGGGCGGATGTCCGGTCAGCAGGATGCGTTGAGCAAACTGCGCAACGCCGCCACGCTACTGCCGCAGCCGGTTGGCGGCTGGTTCAATGCCTTGGCGGAAGACACCTGGAGCTTTGTGTTGTATCAGTCGCATCAGTACCTCAACCAGCGCTACAAAGCCGAGCTCTACGGGTTTTACGAGCAATCGCTCGACAAACGTTATCCGTTCCACGCACACAGCAGCAGCGATGTGGCGCTCAACGATTTTCGCGAGTTCTTCAAAACACAGGGAATTGCCGAGCGTTTTTTTGAAAACTACCTGAAACCTTTTGTCAGTGGTGATCCCGGTCGCTATCGCCTGCGTACTATCGACGGTTACAGTTTACCGATGAGTCGGGCCTATCTGGATCAGATGGCCGGTGTGCAGAACATTCGCAAGAGCTTCTTTACCGATCATGCGCAGGAACCGCAGGTACAGTTCACGCTCGAACCGCACACCCTCGACCCCGGCGTGCGCCGCGCCGAATTTCGTCTGGGTGATCAGTCGCTGGAGTACCGCCACGGTCCCATCGTGCCAATGCCTTTCAGGTGGCCTGTCGACAGTGAGGATGGGCGTGCGAGTCTGGTCATGGAGGGCATGGCGGGTCGACCGCTTGGCATCGAAAAGAATACCGGGCCGTGGTCGCTGTTCCGCCTCATTGACCTGATGCAGGTCGAGCCGCTGAGAGGGCGTGATGTGCTGCTGCTTAAAGCCGACGTCGGCGGAATGCGCGCCCACTATCTGTTGTCGAGCCAGCGCGCGCCCAATCCATTCGACATGAGTGCGTTGCGCGCCTTTCGTTTGCCTGCGCAGTTATGA
- the pstS gene encoding phosphate ABC transporter substrate-binding protein PstS, with amino-acid sequence MILLTKKRLSLLIASLCLSGMAHATDVTGAGSSFVFPVISAWSQDYSKSNDSKNRINYQSIGSGGGIAQIKAATVDFGASDAPMSAEDLQAGGLGQFPSVIGGIVPIVNVEGVESGELKLDGALLAKIFMGDIKKWNDPAIVALNPGVKLPETAITVVHRSDGSGTTYNFTNYLSKVSPEWNEKLKFGSTVQWPAGVGGKGNEGVSAYVKQIKGSIGYVEYSYAVTNKLSYTQLKNAAGKFIKPDAKAFAAAADSAKWEDAKDFNLIMTNAPGDTAWPITATTWIIMYKKAKNEEKSAAAFDFFKWSLENGQKQAEKLDYVALPKSLVDRVETYWKTEFTK; translated from the coding sequence GTGATACTGCTGACTAAAAAACGCTTGTCGCTTCTGATCGCTTCGCTGTGCCTCAGCGGTATGGCTCACGCGACTGACGTCACAGGCGCTGGTTCGAGTTTCGTTTTCCCGGTTATTTCGGCGTGGTCCCAGGACTACAGTAAAAGCAACGACTCCAAAAACCGCATCAACTACCAGTCCATCGGTTCGGGCGGCGGCATTGCTCAGATCAAGGCAGCGACTGTTGATTTCGGCGCATCCGACGCCCCGATGTCTGCTGAAGACCTGCAAGCAGGCGGCCTGGGCCAGTTCCCGAGCGTGATCGGCGGTATCGTGCCGATCGTCAACGTCGAAGGCGTTGAAAGCGGTGAACTGAAGCTGGACGGCGCACTGCTTGCCAAGATCTTCATGGGCGACATCAAAAAGTGGAACGACCCTGCAATCGTGGCCCTGAACCCGGGCGTCAAGCTGCCTGAGACTGCGATCACTGTTGTTCACCGTTCGGACGGTTCGGGCACTACCTACAACTTCACCAACTACCTGAGCAAAGTCAGCCCTGAGTGGAACGAGAAGCTGAAGTTCGGTTCGACCGTACAATGGCCTGCAGGTGTGGGCGGTAAAGGTAACGAAGGTGTTTCTGCCTACGTGAAGCAGATCAAGGGTTCGATCGGCTACGTCGAGTACTCTTACGCAGTTACCAACAAGCTTTCCTACACCCAGTTGAAGAACGCCGCCGGCAAATTCATCAAGCCAGACGCCAAGGCGTTTGCTGCCGCTGCCGACTCGGCCAAGTGGGAAGATGCCAAGGACTTCAACCTGATCATGACCAACGCTCCGGGTGACACCGCGTGGCCGATCACGGCGACTACCTGGATCATCATGTACAAGAAAGCCAAGAACGAAGAGAAAAGCGCAGCAGCTTTCGACTTCTTCAAATGGTCCCTGGAAAACGGCCAGAAACAAGCCGAAAAACTGGACTATGTTGCTTTGCCAAAATCGCTGGTTGATCGCGTAGAGACCTACTGGAAAACGGAATTCA
- a CDS encoding nucleoside 2-deoxyribosyltransferase — translation MQAPLVYLAGFDVFRADAVEHGRYLKALCTAHGLEGLYPFDNDVTPGQTPHEAAQQIYSMNVAMIHRCSAMLVNLNLFRGLEPDSGTVFEVGMAVALNKPVWAYFEPVASLRELVPHDENGFDKDGFMVEDFDLPRNLMLACSWAGTSSTVELGAEALAKYLGGLQVS, via the coding sequence ATGCAAGCACCACTGGTTTATCTCGCAGGTTTTGACGTATTCCGGGCGGACGCAGTCGAGCATGGCCGTTATCTCAAGGCCTTGTGTACAGCGCACGGGCTGGAAGGCCTGTACCCATTCGACAATGACGTCACGCCAGGGCAGACGCCGCACGAAGCTGCGCAGCAGATCTACTCGATGAACGTCGCGATGATCCACCGCTGCTCTGCGATGCTGGTCAATCTGAACCTGTTTCGCGGCCTGGAGCCGGATTCGGGAACGGTATTTGAAGTCGGTATGGCGGTGGCGCTTAACAAGCCAGTATGGGCCTACTTCGAACCGGTAGCTTCACTGCGTGAACTGGTGCCGCATGACGAAAACGGCTTCGACAAGGACGGTTTCATGGTCGAAGACTTCGACTTGCCACGCAACCTTATGCTTGCCTGTAGCTGGGCGGGCACCAGCTCAACCGTGGAGCTGGGCGCGGAGGCATTGGCGAAGTATCTGGGTGGGTTGCAGGTCAGCTGA
- a CDS encoding VRR-NUC domain-containing protein, producing the protein MNTSPLDNPFYYLENFLQVLGWIAHRYDDLLDASERRFIVEFADLPTPTQGLLVRMVMRKGALFRASKLSYAEIGDPHQAVVPLLQRQWVDSSPALELSELFQLLRKDELSQCFKAHAVKGPERKHDWLERLQPLYTTPQPLEHWHPSLSDAVFGLKIMPLCDRLRLLYFGNLYQEWSEFVLADLGIYRYEKVEFSAESRAINERADIDVCLQLHDCREALETCIELHELAERVIAIQCGNPWLQMRRAKLLFRIGQQAERLQDWPLAMLVYRQSSYPGARSRQIRVLELSAEYTEALLLAEQARSAPESDAEVQHLSRVMPRLQRKLGLAAERKRAARVVARLDLQVTPLPGVSVERLIRLHLEEEQGGEVHYVENALINSLFGLLCWRAIFAPLPGAFFHPFHSAPSDLYSPDFYQRRAALFDACMEQLESDAYRTTILEHFESKYGLQSPFVFWGTLTPQLLAQALHCLPARHLQHWFRRLLQDIKANRTGMPDLIQFFPEQRRYRMIEVKGPGDRLQDNQLRWLDFCAEHGMPVEVCYVQWATQSAEVPSDQGALSSS; encoded by the coding sequence TTGAATACTTCTCCTCTCGACAATCCGTTTTACTACCTGGAGAACTTTCTCCAGGTGCTCGGCTGGATTGCACACCGCTACGATGACCTGCTCGACGCGTCCGAGCGTCGTTTCATCGTTGAGTTCGCTGATTTGCCAACCCCCACCCAAGGGCTGTTGGTGCGCATGGTCATGCGTAAAGGTGCGCTGTTTCGGGCCAGCAAACTGAGCTATGCGGAGATTGGCGATCCTCATCAGGCGGTTGTGCCGCTGTTGCAACGGCAATGGGTAGACAGCAGCCCGGCGCTTGAGCTGAGCGAACTGTTTCAGTTGCTGCGCAAGGATGAGTTGAGCCAGTGCTTCAAAGCGCATGCCGTGAAAGGGCCGGAACGCAAACACGACTGGCTCGAACGCCTGCAACCGCTTTATACAACGCCGCAGCCCCTCGAACACTGGCACCCATCGCTGTCCGACGCCGTGTTCGGTTTGAAGATCATGCCGCTGTGTGATCGGCTGCGGCTGTTGTATTTCGGCAATCTGTATCAGGAGTGGTCGGAGTTTGTCCTGGCCGATCTGGGCATCTACCGCTATGAAAAGGTCGAGTTCTCGGCTGAGTCCCGCGCTATCAACGAGCGCGCCGACATTGACGTGTGCCTGCAATTGCACGACTGCCGTGAGGCGCTGGAAACCTGCATCGAGCTGCATGAGCTTGCCGAGAGGGTCATTGCAATCCAGTGCGGCAACCCCTGGCTACAGATGCGCCGCGCCAAGTTGCTGTTTCGCATCGGGCAGCAGGCCGAGCGTTTGCAGGACTGGCCGCTGGCAATGTTGGTGTATCGCCAATCCAGCTATCCCGGAGCGCGTTCGCGGCAGATCAGGGTGCTGGAACTCAGCGCTGAGTACACCGAAGCGCTGCTGCTCGCGGAGCAGGCACGAAGTGCTCCGGAAAGTGATGCGGAGGTTCAGCATTTGTCGCGCGTCATGCCACGCCTGCAACGCAAGCTTGGCCTGGCTGCCGAGCGCAAGCGCGCTGCACGGGTCGTAGCACGGCTGGACCTGCAGGTGACGCCGCTACCGGGGGTGAGTGTAGAACGCCTGATACGGCTGCATCTTGAGGAAGAGCAGGGCGGTGAAGTGCATTACGTCGAAAATGCGCTGATCAATTCACTGTTTGGTCTGCTGTGCTGGCGGGCGATCTTCGCACCGTTGCCGGGTGCGTTCTTTCATCCGTTTCACAGTGCGCCGAGTGATTTGTACAGCCCCGACTTCTATCAACGCAGGGCTGCGCTGTTCGATGCCTGCATGGAGCAGTTGGAGTCGGATGCTTATCGGACGACCATTCTCGAACATTTCGAAAGCAAGTACGGCCTGCAATCACCGTTCGTGTTCTGGGGCACGCTGACTCCGCAGTTACTGGCACAGGCGCTGCATTGCCTGCCTGCCAGACACTTGCAGCACTGGTTTCGTCGCTTGCTGCAAGATATCAAAGCCAACCGGACCGGAATGCCGGATCTGATCCAGTTTTTTCCAGAGCAGCGTCGTTATCGGATGATCGAGGTCAAGGGGCCGGGTGATCGTCTGCAAGACAACCAACTGCGCTGGCTTGATTTCTGTGCCGAGCATGGCATGCCGGTAGAGGTGTGCTACGTGCAGTGGGCCACGCAAAGTGCAGAGGTACCCTCCGATCAAGGGGCCTTGTCGTCGTCCTGA
- the icmH gene encoding type IVB secretion system protein IcmH/DotU yields MQGSRRDNSITYGWNNSSPESDRFTDVNDTNLFEGLQERLFNTAPQVSGKRRTVHVNSLVAAASELLTQVSRLAALDDIGEISLLNVQLSDQVKRFEAEARQYSIENDHVLAARYVLCTVVDEAVLNTTWGSKSDWSKISLLSRFHKETFGGEKFFQLLEKLSANPFRHLPMLELMYLCLALGFEGKYRSNRHSGNELDDIRDALYRQIRHVRGDVSRTLSPHWQSAESSSADQLRIVPVWLVLLFTIVSLTALYSGFAWVLGEQREAVLKPYQSADLAVLELRS; encoded by the coding sequence ATGCAAGGCAGCCGCCGAGACAACTCCATTACGTATGGATGGAATAATTCAAGCCCGGAAAGTGACAGGTTTACCGACGTCAATGATACGAATCTTTTCGAAGGCTTGCAGGAGCGACTGTTTAATACCGCACCGCAAGTATCTGGAAAAAGGCGCACGGTGCATGTCAATTCGCTTGTCGCTGCCGCGAGTGAGTTGCTTACTCAGGTATCAAGACTGGCTGCGTTGGACGACATCGGCGAGATCTCGCTTCTGAATGTACAGCTGTCTGACCAGGTGAAGCGGTTCGAGGCTGAAGCCCGGCAATACTCGATAGAGAATGATCACGTGTTGGCTGCTCGTTATGTCTTGTGCACGGTGGTGGATGAGGCTGTGTTGAACACGACCTGGGGCAGCAAGAGTGACTGGTCGAAAATCAGTCTGCTGAGTCGCTTCCACAAGGAAACATTTGGCGGTGAGAAATTCTTTCAACTCCTTGAAAAGCTTTCCGCCAATCCGTTCCGGCATCTGCCAATGCTAGAGCTGATGTACCTGTGCCTGGCTCTCGGGTTCGAGGGGAAATACCGTTCGAATCGTCATAGTGGCAATGAACTGGATGATATCCGCGACGCCCTTTACCGACAGATAAGGCACGTGAGGGGCGATGTGTCGCGAACACTGTCACCCCATTGGCAGAGCGCAGAGTCGTCGAGTGCCGATCAATTGCGCATTGTGCCGGTGTGGCTGGTTTTGCTGTTCACCATCGTCAGCCTGACCGCCCTGTATTCGGGATTTGCCTGGGTACTCGGTGAGCAACGTGAAGCTGTACTCAAACCCTATCAGTCGGCAGATCTGGCAGTGCTTGAGCTCCGGTCTTGA
- the tssJ gene encoding type VI secretion system lipoprotein TssJ, with amino-acid sequence MVFYLAQLSGLLLFLAMTGCSTLSPYSTQTRLDISVRAGNQLNPDVNGRPSPIVLTLLELKRPVTFESMDFFSLYQRTDQVLGKDLVASEEFELRPGDSIDLKLKLDEASRYIGVLAAYRNLPETRWRHVIKVIPGQQHRAVFVLGESGLYPADSRDNAGNPL; translated from the coding sequence ATGGTTTTTTATTTAGCCCAGTTGAGTGGGTTACTGCTGTTTCTTGCAATGACCGGCTGCTCGACACTCTCGCCTTACTCTACGCAAACCCGCCTGGACATTAGTGTGCGTGCAGGCAATCAGCTTAATCCTGATGTGAATGGCAGGCCCTCGCCGATAGTTCTGACACTGCTTGAACTCAAACGGCCGGTAACGTTCGAGAGTATGGATTTCTTTTCTCTATATCAACGTACCGATCAGGTACTGGGCAAGGATCTGGTTGCCAGTGAGGAGTTTGAACTTCGTCCGGGTGACAGTATTGATCTGAAACTGAAGCTGGATGAAGCCAGTCGTTATATCGGCGTGCTGGCAGCTTATCGCAACCTACCGGAAACCCGATGGCGTCATGTGATCAAGGTAATACCTGGGCAGCAGCATCGTGCTGTTTTCGTGCTGGGTGAGTCCGGCCTCTACCCGGCAGACAGCCGGGATAATGCAGGAAATCCGCTATGA
- the tagH gene encoding type VI secretion system-associated FHA domain protein TagH: MDQPIKTTHPAGLEQACRVVGDLLIGDNRDHRQLSDCAGVESEYFLLPQRVASPAPSASPQPEYAAGVFWEQFGDALGVELTSVDPATREACAVKVARLFKRCMGGLQQSLNIRDDIADELHSGLSDITHQSVGVFKVATGEALIDSLLDDAPGHLVTERVISRVFRELQAHEAAMLAGCRAMARATLEHFSPRQLDWQFERDRGKPWLLTDGRRWRDYVRHHQSLDSSGQWSEHVLVQNFGPAYEQQFLLITAFHQDFQE; this comes from the coding sequence ATGGACCAGCCAATCAAAACAACTCATCCGGCAGGTCTTGAACAGGCGTGCCGGGTAGTGGGTGATCTCTTAATAGGAGACAACCGCGATCATCGGCAGCTTTCAGATTGCGCGGGCGTTGAAAGTGAATATTTTCTCTTACCACAACGTGTTGCGTCGCCAGCGCCTTCTGCATCCCCTCAGCCTGAATACGCGGCAGGTGTATTCTGGGAACAGTTTGGTGATGCACTGGGTGTAGAACTTACTTCAGTCGACCCGGCCACTCGCGAAGCGTGTGCCGTAAAGGTCGCTCGACTGTTCAAGCGTTGTATGGGCGGACTGCAGCAAAGTTTGAATATACGAGACGACATTGCAGATGAACTGCATTCGGGCCTCTCTGACATTACCCACCAAAGTGTCGGCGTATTCAAGGTCGCAACTGGCGAGGCACTGATCGACAGCCTACTGGACGATGCGCCAGGCCATCTCGTCACTGAGAGAGTCATCTCTCGGGTATTCCGTGAGCTTCAGGCCCACGAGGCCGCGATGCTGGCAGGTTGTCGGGCAATGGCCCGGGCGACGCTTGAGCATTTCTCGCCGCGGCAACTTGACTGGCAATTTGAGCGTGACCGCGGCAAACCCTGGCTACTTACTGATGGCCGCCGGTGGCGTGACTATGTGCGACACCACCAGTCTCTGGACAGTAGCGGCCAGTGGAGTGAGCACGTGCTTGTCCAGAACTTTGGACCTGCCTATGAGCAACAGTTCCTTTTGATTACTGCTTTCCACCAAGACTTTCAGGAATGA